The Brevibacillus choshinensis genome includes the window TGCAGCCTTTGCCGTGCTGACTCCAGAATCTATCCGGAAAGAAGTATTCGCTTTTCGAAATGTGTTGACCAATATTGGCGTCGTTGGTTCCCAAATTATTGGGACTGCATTGTCTGCCGTTGATTTTACGTACTTGTCCCTTTTTGCAGGAGGGGTCTTCGCATTATGTGCGCTGGTCGCCTTTTTCCTGTTACCTCCGATTTCTGCCACGAGCACGCGTCACAGCATATGGGATAGCATGCTGCACGTGATGAAAGATCGGCAATTTGTCCGTTTCACTGTGATCTTAATGGGGTATTACTACTTGAGCAACCAAATATTCTTGACGATTCCTCTGCTTGTAGAGAACGTGACGCATAACAAGGGGAATGTCGGCATTGTGCTGTCGGCGGTCTCTGTTTCCGTGATTCTGCTGCAAATGAAAGTCAGTCAGTGGATGGAAGGGTATCATCAACGACTGACTCTGATTGGTGTAGGTACGATGATTATGGGAACAGGATTGTTTATGCTGACGTTCGCCGATACTCTCTGGCTGCTGCTGCTCGACGTCTTCCTGTACGCATTAGGAACGATGATTGCGGTGCCCAATCTGGTTGACGTGGTACCTCGCTTTGCTCCAAAGGAACTTGTCGGTGCTTATTACGGCTTCAATGGTTATTCGATCGCCATAGGTGGGTCCGTAGGGCAGATCGCCGGTGGATGGGTATATGATCAGTCTATCCAACTTGAGATGACTTGGTTACCTTGGACGATTTGCCTCCTGGTGGGAATGTTGGTAGCGTGGATGTTGTATCAAATGGAACACGGGACGAAGCAAATCGGTAAAGATTACCCGAAAATAGCCCGCTCATAAAAAATTTTGGGCTTTTTGAAACATTTTCCAGTCGTGGTACGTATATAACGATAGAGATGAATGGCGCAAGAAAGTGAGGGAATGATTTTATGGAAGATATGAAAAAGTTAAAACGGATGTTATTGGTAACGAGTTCCCTTGGATTTGCCGTATTTGCAATGGTAGTCATTACGGAAATCGTACGCATCTCCGTGTAAAGAGAAAACTCAAGGACTAAAAAACGAAAAGCTTGCATGTCCCGTCTGAGGGCTGCAAGCTTTTCTTTATCGTGTAGCGCCTAAAAACTTTCCTCTACATCGGGGTCGCTCATCCTTGGGCTGTCCTCGGTAGAGGTTTTTTTGGGTTATGGCTTATTACGCTGCGTTCTTTTTGAGCGGTTCCAGCTTCTTTTTAAAATGAAGCTGATACACGATGATGGCAATGATCATGAAAGGGACACCGCAATAGAGGGCGATGCGCTGCTCAGGGTCAAATGCCAGGCTGACCAGAACAGTCAGGTTCAGGATCAAAGACACCAACGGAACAATCGGATAAAGCGGGGTACGGAACTTGAGATCCTCCAGCTTGCCGCCATTTTTCAAGTAGTGGCGACGGAAGGCGAGTTGGGAAGCAGAGATCGAGATCCAACCTATCTGTGCACCCAGACCTGCAATCGACAGCAAAACCATGAAGACGGTATCTTCGGCAAAGAAGCCGGACAACAGGGACAAAAGTGCGATCGCAAACGTGATCAGCAGGGCATTCATCGGAATTCCCTTTTTGTTGACGGCACCCAGCTTTTCAGACGCCATGCCTTCTTTAGACAAGGCAAAAAGCATACGGGTAGCAGCGTACAAACCAGAGTTGGCAACCGACAAAAGTGCGGTCAACACGACGAAGTTCATAATATCAGCAGCGTACGGAATACCGATGCTGTCAAACACGACGACAAATGGGCTTTCTACTACCCCTGCTTGCTCGTATGGAATCATCCCAGCGAGAATAAAAATGGCGAGAACAAAGAAAACGAGCGTACGCCAAACGGTGTTGCGAATCGACTTCGGAATGGTTTTCTCCGGTTCTTTACTTTCCCCGGCTGCGATCCCGATCAGCTCGGTACCCTGAAAAGAGAAATTGACGGTAATCATCGTCATTAATAGACCTGTAATCCCGTGAGGAAGCCACGAGCCGCTGGTAAAGTTGGAGAACATCGGAGCAGGCTGACCGTTTTTCAAATCGATCAGTCCAAACATAGCTGCACCACCCAAAATGATAAACAGGATGATAGCGCTTACCTTGATGCTAGAAAACCAAAACTCGGTCTCACCAAATGCACGAGCCGACAAGGCATTGAGAAGGAACAAAACACCGCCAAAAAGGGCGCACCACATCCACACAGGCGAATCAGGGAACCAGCGTTGCATCAAGAGACCAGAAGACAAGAGCTCCAGAGCAACGGTAACTGCCCAACCCAACCAGTACAGCCAACCGACACCAAAGCCAAGAGAAGGACTGACAAAACGGGTCATGTAGGTCTGGAAGGAACCAGAGACTGGCATGGCAACCGTAAGCTCACCCAAGCAAAGCATGGTCAGATACATAATAAATCCGCCGACCAAGAAGGAAAGAATCGTACCAATCGGACCCGCTTGGCTAATCGTATAGCCAGATCCGAGGAACAAGCCGGTTCCAATTACACCGCCTAGCGAAATCATGAAGAGATGCCTGCTATTCATACTACGTTTTAGTTCATTTTGTTGATCGTTGTGTGTTGTCATGTAGTCGACTCCTTCGTGCAAGAATATAGGCTTGATGAATGCGTTTTCAGGATGGCTATATGTTCTGCAAGAATGATACCAAATAAAATAAGCAGAAAATTCATGGTTTGCGCAGCATTATGAATGATAAGTGCAAACGATCATTGCATTTTTGTGCAAAATAATTAAAAAATACGCCAAAAAATTTGGCGTATGTAAAGAATGGTGCGTATTATCCTTTTATTCCGAGCTTGCGTAGCCGATATTGGAGACTTTGTCTACTGATCTGCAGCTCTT containing:
- a CDS encoding MDR family MFS transporter encodes the protein MKREIWRETPFGVKLLLSTSFLMNMGFYALIPYLTLYLTGSIGWALAMAGLVLSVRQFSQQGFAFIGGVAADAFGYKGTMVLGMAVRAIGFAMFAFCTETWQFFVAAVLSGLGGALFDPAGSAAFAVLTPESIRKEVFAFRNVLTNIGVVGSQIIGTALSAVDFTYLSLFAGGVFALCALVAFFLLPPISATSTRHSIWDSMLHVMKDRQFVRFTVILMGYYYLSNQIFLTIPLLVENVTHNKGNVGIVLSAVSVSVILLQMKVSQWMEGYHQRLTLIGVGTMIMGTGLFMLTFADTLWLLLLDVFLYALGTMIAVPNLVDVVPRFAPKELVGAYYGFNGYSIAIGGSVGQIAGGWVYDQSIQLEMTWLPWTICLLVGMLVAWMLYQMEHGTKQIGKDYPKIARS
- a CDS encoding amino acid permease, with protein sequence MTTHNDQQNELKRSMNSRHLFMISLGGVIGTGLFLGSGYTISQAGPIGTILSFLVGGFIMYLTMLCLGELTVAMPVSGSFQTYMTRFVSPSLGFGVGWLYWLGWAVTVALELLSSGLLMQRWFPDSPVWMWCALFGGVLFLLNALSARAFGETEFWFSSIKVSAIILFIILGGAAMFGLIDLKNGQPAPMFSNFTSGSWLPHGITGLLMTMITVNFSFQGTELIGIAAGESKEPEKTIPKSIRNTVWRTLVFFVLAIFILAGMIPYEQAGVVESPFVVVFDSIGIPYAADIMNFVVLTALLSVANSGLYAATRMLFALSKEGMASEKLGAVNKKGIPMNALLITFAIALLSLLSGFFAEDTVFMVLLSIAGLGAQIGWISISASQLAFRRHYLKNGGKLEDLKFRTPLYPIVPLVSLILNLTVLVSLAFDPEQRIALYCGVPFMIIAIIVYQLHFKKKLEPLKKNAA